The following are encoded in a window of Phaseolus vulgaris cultivar G19833 chromosome 3, P. vulgaris v2.0, whole genome shotgun sequence genomic DNA:
- the LOC137839343 gene encoding uncharacterized protein produces MSTAALFGKLMEHELELKRLKEQETMEKRAKGISLKTSIEHDTSEEQENPGHDETLSLFTRKFSRFLKRKNRDRTQQRKRYSKSNDSNSSSYTCFGCGKSGHIKIDCPNNQNKEKPVSKKSERGRGKRAYISWEENKVSSASDFSTRSEKENMCFMVSDEGLISDSVSDFSTDSESYDQLSITFKETHDEANKLVVICNKLSSANKVLEPKVKSLEEELHKAKTDLVSLELTCLHASIKTYENCKKLEKQVEYLLKTLSNFTKGRENLETLLGSQNVVFNKNGLGCNPRRKNNVKKMSNFFVPSKDISLEHVKLEGTLFLKDWPNGFLRKGINPAKNSRKNQWYLDSGCSKHMTGDLAQLTSMKLKAEGHVTYGDNNRGRILGRGNVGTENSTII; encoded by the exons atgtccactgctgcattGTTCGGGAAattaatggagcatgagctagaactcaaaagattgaaagaacaagaaacaatgGAGAAAAGAGCCAAAGGAATTTCTTTGAAGACTAGcatagaacatgatacaagtgaggaacaGGAGAATCCTGGACATGATGAAACCTTGAGTTTgttcaccagaaaattcagcagatttctAAAAAGGAAGAACCGAGacagaactcaacaaagaaaaaggtaCTCTAAATcaaatgattcaaattcttctagttatacttgctttggctgtggTAAATCAGGTCACATAAAgattgattgtccaaacaatcaaaataaagaaaaaccaGTCAGCAAGAAAAGtgaaagaggaagaggaaaaagAGCATATATTTCTTGGGAGGAAAATAAAGTCTCCTCAGCAAGTGACTTCTCAACTAgaagtgaaaaagaaaatatgtgCTTCATGGTGAGTGATGAAGGATTAATCTCTGATTCGGTGAGTGATttttccactgattctgaaagttATGATCAACTGTCAATTacctttaaggaaacacatgatgaagcaaacaaatTGGTTGTCATATGTAACAAACTAAGTAGTGCAAACAAagtacttgaacctaaggttaagtcacttgaggaagaattacacaaagctaaaactgatcttgttagtcttgaattgacatgtttgcatgcatccaTAAAGACCTATGAAAATTGTAAGAAGttggaaaaacaagttgaaTATTTGTTGAAAACATTATCAAATTTcaccaaaggaagagaaaatcttgaaacactGTTGGGATCacaaaatgttgtttttaataaaaatgggcTAGGATGTAATCCTAGAAGAAAGAACAATGTTAAAAAGATGTCCAATTTTTTTGTTCCTTCTAAAG ACATAtctctagaacatgtaaagctagaaggtaccttgttcctaaaggattggccaaatggcttcctaaggaaaggtattaatccTGCT aaaaatagtaggaaaaaccagtggtacttggatagtggatgcTCAAAGCATATGACTGGTGATTTAGCTCAGTTGACAAGTATGAAACttaaagctgaagggcatgtcacatatggagacaaTAATAgaggaaggattcttggaagaggaaatgTTGGAACTGAGAATTCAACCATAATTTAG